A stretch of the Solanum dulcamara chromosome 6, daSolDulc1.2, whole genome shotgun sequence genome encodes the following:
- the LOC129891509 gene encoding uncharacterized protein LOC129891509 — protein sequence MGNVTAGVAAKFAFFPPHPPTYEVFKDEDGRVCFSGITADKNVNVHLLDTKGGNKIVATFWKHPSGRFTLLYSHGNAGDLGQMIDLFVELRAHLRVNIMCYDYTGYGGSSGKPSEFNTYQDIEAVYNCLKSEYSIKQEDIILYGQSIGSGPTLHLASRLQRLRAIVLHSAILSGIRVLYPVKMTFWFDIFKNIDKIQKVSCPVLVIHGTSDELVDFSHGKRLWELAKEKYDPLWVEGGGHCNLETFPEYIKHMRKFVNAMEKHSFSKRNKGRLSQASSITEYKHNRCLRFGKRQK from the exons ATGGGCAATGTAACAGCAGGTGTAGCTGCAAAATTTGCATTTTTTCCACCACACCCACCAACATATGAAGTATTTAAAGATGAAGATGGAAGGGTTTGTTTTAGTGGAATAACAGCTGATAAGAATGTAAATGTTCATTTGTTGGATACAAAAGGTGGTAATAAAATTGTAGCCACTTTTTGGAAACATCCATCTGGGAGAtttacacttctttactcacaTGGAAATGCTGGTGATTTGGGACAAATGATTGATCTTTTTGTTGAGCTTAGAGCTCACCTTCGTGTTAATATTATGTG CTACGATTACACGGGGTACGGTGGATCATCAGGTAAG CCATCTGAGTTCAACACGTACCAGGACATAGAAGCTGTCTATAATTGTTTGAAGAGTGAATACAGCATTAAGCAGGAGGATATCATTCTATATGGACAATCTATTGGCAGTGGGCCGACACTACACTTGGCATCTCGCTTACAGAGGTTAAGAGCCATTGTTCTTCATAGTGCTATACTTTCAGGAATACGCGTTCTATATCCTGTCAAGATGACATTCTGgtttgatattttcaaa AACATAGACAAAATACAAAAAGTTAGCTGCCCGGTTTTAGTGATCCAT GGTACATCAGATGAACTTGTTGATTTTTCACATGGTAAGCGTTTGTGGGAACTTGCCAAAGAGAAATATGATCCGTTATGGGTCGAAGGTGGAGGACATTGTAATCTAGAGACATTTCCCGAGTACATCAAGCACATGCGCAAATTCGTTAATGCAATGGAGAAACACTCATTTTCTAAACGAAACAAAGGACGACTTTCTCAAGCCTCGAGTATAACTGAATACAAACACAACAGATGCTTAAGATTTGGAAAGAGACAAAAATGA